A part of Stigmatella erecta genomic DNA contains:
- a CDS encoding immunity 52 family protein translates to MTETYYAGAYWRARSESIEACARRAAHFFELLSRCDPAWTHWHETANSFEQARNRRFMTTAASFQNLFARKEHRIGDGFSFHLWTGENLRETSSVNGTCGSEDPWLSSACVLQPYDEGPVAERMLTAPIMLGALRAMALAWEPEWAVATSHQHRELAAPGFPHPGTFVGWILYFSRMRGKVPPLPSPVRIEPVEDKGTLVLLTPEKFTVSAAEHMALASRVHEVLNEAGLLQPLQPWPVSG, encoded by the coding sequence ATGACTGAGACCTACTACGCTGGCGCGTACTGGCGCGCCCGGTCTGAATCCATCGAAGCGTGCGCGCGGCGCGCGGCGCATTTCTTCGAGCTCCTGAGCCGCTGTGATCCGGCCTGGACCCATTGGCATGAAACCGCCAACTCGTTCGAGCAAGCGCGCAACCGCCGGTTCATGACAACCGCCGCGAGCTTCCAGAACCTGTTCGCGCGAAAGGAGCATCGGATAGGCGATGGGTTTTCCTTCCACCTGTGGACAGGGGAGAACCTGCGAGAAACGTCCAGCGTGAACGGGACGTGCGGTTCAGAGGACCCCTGGCTTTCGTCCGCTTGCGTGCTTCAACCTTACGATGAGGGGCCTGTCGCGGAGCGGATGCTGACCGCGCCCATCATGCTGGGGGCCCTGCGCGCCATGGCCTTGGCCTGGGAACCCGAATGGGCAGTCGCCACCTCGCATCAACACCGCGAGCTGGCAGCCCCAGGGTTTCCACATCCCGGCACCTTCGTGGGGTGGATCCTGTACTTCTCACGGATGAGAGGAAAGGTACCGCCCCTTCCTTCTCCCGTGCGCATCGAGCCCGTGGAGGACAAGGGCACCCTTGTCCTCCTCACCCCCGAAAAATTCACCGTCTCTGCCGCGGAGCACATGGCGTTGGCCTCGCGCGTCCACGAAGTGCTGAACGAAGCGGGTCTGCTCCAGCCGCTGCAACCCTGGCCAGTCAGCGGTTGA
- a CDS encoding helicase-related protein, which translates to MSLVEGLKVRYLPQPEWGVGHLAALMEEGAKAVIFFPSREDAPVLVSTKGGALVSYALPAGEPVVTAKGREATVVNEEPGARGLRRYVIRYTDTGEEDEMPESELRALPPRSDLLSTLREGRVGDAKAFTLRKQALVLDDERRCDALGALLASRVMVKPHQVGVVQRVLSARRPRFVLADEVGLGKTIEAGMVFSALRLAGLARRVLVVAPSHLTVQWLVELFHKFNQLFTLMDSDRYAQSLKEQPDVSPWERFPLVVTSLELLSRTEEHRRAVAEDEAFWDLVIIDEAHHLKGEKAFEAAQGLAENSWGLLLLTATPMQLDPAEYHGLLTLIDAATAPTVKGFEERLARQEELSGAVRALLEGGEPATAVKALAKRFPGDAKLQGLKEREALLEHLAETYSLSERLVRNRRAVVGGFSTRRLHRHPVQLSAEELKTRDAALAALAGSTLRGAPLANVLRRLESSSAAFAGAVGANPVLKAANLKLPARDAKLTAFLGVLRGIWAQERDAKVLVFTESRDTLEALQAELGREGIEALGYHGDLPLVERDRQVARFRDPEGPLVLLCTEVGGEGRNFQFAHHLVHYDLPWSPATVEQRIGRLDRIGQSKPVEIHVFEPAGTLASDVLMMLADAVGVFGETVGGLDAVLEEVEPRLAELALLPREARVAYAAELKAKVEAARAQVKRAYDPLLDLRSFDKPAVERLVARAQARMGIEEDEDEEAGALEDGLWGVARDLDERLEETVTELAKRVGIRVDTDDEVDAFQCAFHFGHALNVEGLPGLDVMEDRTVLGTFWRDTAVEAEELEYFATGHSLVEALFGFLRDGPYGRSGFRFIEKRGTLKAKGLEFLYHVQLPEPEDTSPGARVPSRQIARFLERTLLHVAVAEGQGGPKAEPGLLSSLEADGKALKGDEVARAFPGFSLFVEAAVPVAKKAAEAELGKLAAKAKKAIEAERDAALSRMKLSLGHQGLPDEAVQEQLDAEGLHYDRLLRALSGAKVTLDSACGFVINR; encoded by the coding sequence ATGTCTCTCGTCGAAGGTCTCAAGGTCCGTTACCTCCCCCAGCCTGAGTGGGGCGTGGGGCATCTCGCCGCGCTGATGGAGGAGGGCGCCAAGGCGGTCATCTTCTTCCCGTCGCGGGAGGACGCGCCGGTGCTCGTGTCCACCAAGGGCGGGGCCCTGGTGTCCTACGCGCTGCCCGCCGGAGAGCCCGTCGTCACCGCCAAGGGGCGCGAGGCCACCGTGGTGAACGAGGAGCCAGGCGCCCGGGGCCTGCGCCGCTACGTCATCCGCTACACGGACACGGGCGAGGAGGACGAGATGCCCGAGTCCGAGCTGCGCGCGCTGCCGCCGCGCTCGGACCTGCTCAGCACCCTGCGCGAGGGCCGGGTGGGGGACGCCAAGGCCTTCACGCTGCGCAAGCAGGCGCTCGTGCTGGACGACGAGCGGCGCTGTGACGCGCTCGGCGCGCTGCTGGCCAGCCGGGTCATGGTGAAGCCGCACCAGGTGGGCGTGGTGCAGCGCGTGCTGTCCGCGCGGCGCCCGCGCTTCGTGCTCGCCGACGAGGTGGGTCTGGGCAAGACCATCGAGGCGGGCATGGTGTTCAGCGCGCTGCGGCTCGCGGGGCTGGCGCGCCGGGTGCTGGTGGTGGCCCCCAGCCACCTGACGGTGCAGTGGCTGGTGGAGCTGTTCCACAAGTTCAACCAGCTCTTCACGCTCATGGACTCGGACCGCTACGCCCAGTCCTTGAAGGAGCAGCCGGACGTCTCCCCCTGGGAGCGCTTCCCGCTGGTGGTGACGAGCCTGGAGCTGCTCTCGCGCACCGAGGAGCACCGCCGCGCGGTGGCCGAGGACGAGGCCTTCTGGGACCTGGTCATCATCGACGAGGCGCACCACCTCAAGGGCGAGAAGGCCTTCGAGGCGGCCCAGGGGCTGGCGGAGAACAGCTGGGGCCTCCTGCTCCTCACGGCGACGCCCATGCAGTTGGACCCCGCCGAGTACCACGGGCTGCTCACCCTCATCGACGCGGCCACGGCGCCCACGGTGAAAGGCTTCGAGGAGCGGCTGGCGCGGCAGGAGGAGCTGTCGGGCGCGGTGCGCGCGCTGCTGGAGGGCGGCGAGCCGGCCACGGCCGTGAAGGCGCTGGCCAAGCGCTTCCCGGGGGACGCGAAGCTCCAGGGGCTGAAGGAGCGCGAGGCGCTGCTGGAGCACCTGGCGGAGACCTACAGCCTGTCCGAGCGGCTGGTGCGCAACCGCCGCGCGGTGGTGGGCGGCTTCTCCACGCGGCGGCTGCACCGCCACCCCGTGCAGCTCTCCGCCGAGGAGCTGAAGACGCGGGATGCGGCGCTGGCGGCCCTGGCGGGCTCCACGCTCCGGGGCGCGCCCCTGGCCAACGTGCTGCGGCGGCTGGAGTCGAGCTCCGCGGCGTTCGCGGGCGCGGTGGGCGCGAACCCGGTGCTCAAGGCGGCGAACCTCAAGCTGCCCGCGCGGGACGCGAAGCTCACCGCCTTCCTGGGCGTGCTGCGCGGCATCTGGGCGCAGGAGCGGGACGCGAAGGTGCTGGTCTTCACCGAGAGCCGCGACACGCTGGAGGCGCTCCAGGCGGAGCTGGGGCGCGAGGGCATCGAGGCGCTCGGCTACCACGGAGACCTGCCGCTCGTGGAGCGGGACCGGCAGGTGGCGCGCTTCCGGGATCCCGAGGGGCCGCTGGTGCTGCTGTGCACGGAGGTGGGCGGCGAGGGGCGCAACTTCCAGTTCGCGCACCACTTGGTGCACTACGACTTGCCGTGGAGCCCCGCGACGGTGGAGCAGCGCATCGGCCGCCTGGACCGCATCGGACAGTCGAAGCCGGTGGAGATCCACGTCTTCGAGCCCGCGGGGACGCTGGCCTCGGACGTGCTGATGATGCTGGCGGACGCGGTGGGGGTGTTCGGCGAGACGGTGGGCGGGCTGGACGCGGTGCTGGAGGAGGTGGAGCCGCGGCTGGCGGAGCTGGCGCTGCTGCCGCGCGAGGCGCGGGTGGCGTACGCGGCGGAGCTGAAGGCGAAGGTGGAGGCGGCGCGGGCACAGGTGAAGCGCGCGTATGATCCGCTGCTGGACCTGCGCTCCTTCGACAAGCCGGCGGTGGAGCGGCTGGTGGCGCGGGCGCAGGCGCGCATGGGCATCGAGGAGGACGAGGACGAGGAGGCGGGGGCGCTGGAGGACGGGCTGTGGGGCGTGGCCCGGGACCTGGACGAGCGGCTGGAAGAGACCGTCACGGAGCTGGCCAAGCGGGTGGGCATCCGGGTGGACACGGACGATGAGGTGGACGCCTTCCAGTGCGCGTTCCACTTCGGCCACGCGCTCAACGTGGAGGGGTTGCCCGGGCTGGACGTGATGGAGGACCGGACGGTGCTGGGCACCTTCTGGCGGGACACGGCGGTGGAGGCCGAGGAACTGGAGTACTTCGCGACGGGCCACTCGCTGGTGGAGGCGCTGTTCGGCTTCCTGCGGGATGGGCCGTACGGCCGCAGCGGCTTCCGCTTCATCGAGAAGCGGGGGACGCTGAAGGCGAAGGGGCTGGAGTTCCTCTACCACGTGCAGTTGCCGGAGCCGGAGGACACCTCGCCGGGCGCGCGGGTGCCGAGCCGGCAGATCGCGCGCTTCCTGGAGCGGACGCTGCTGCACGTGGCGGTGGCGGAAGGGCAGGGCGGGCCGAAGGCGGAGCCGGGCCTGCTGTCCTCGCTGGAGGCGGACGGCAAGGCGCTCAAGGGCGACGAGGTGGCGCGCGCCTTCCCGGGCTTCAGCCTCTTCGTGGAGGCGGCGGTGCCGGTGGCCAAGAAGGCGGCGGAGGCGGAGCTGGGCAAGCTGGCGGCGAAGGCGAAGAAGGCCATCGAGGCCGAGCGCGACGCGGCCCTCTCCCGGATGAAGCTGTCCCTGGGGCACCAGGGCCTGCCGGACGAGGCGGTGCAGGAGCAGCTCGACGCGGAGGGCCTGCACTACGACCGGCTGCTCCGGGCGCTGTCGGGGGCGAAGGTGACGCTCGACTCCGCCTGCGGCTTCGTCATCAACCGCTGA
- a CDS encoding restriction endonuclease fold toxin 5 domain-containing protein, giving the protein MPRQAVLVLCVFFVACSATTKAVHLDTGPDKRIIHVPRLGVDPVKVSLATFQETVAKHGRRIAPAERPLPFARHLFGMSERGGWYHYERRSRRLFPLGAENELQVELSPASAALNRQYGLWCSRAWGPPSRDCLRLLVDSPVLDGDGKYALAMAIAQGAVLGEMKNAFRHMANPEAVLTTLTGAMTMYLMLWLLPEPISKGVAALMTVGLVSYLGWELVWKLIAGWRELAERVEQATTFEEIRAAGETFAQVMGDKGAKALVMMTAVAVGNTAAGMAAKMPGLPGAGQAALLAESQLNIRFSAAALAQVESVALHAEGVIVSLAPTAVAMTAGGSPGETTQPPPSGGPGEWVRVAEHMSESARNYQAQVTGAPKGHVYRVQRGDEAVDFDGFAQGALLEVKGTGYAQWVDHKLSFFKMFEGGPKMLDQARRQFRAARGTPVRWIVAEEKLVGVLRKMFADAGLPIEVIHVLPAP; this is encoded by the coding sequence ATGCCACGCCAAGCAGTCTTGGTGCTGTGTGTCTTCTTCGTAGCGTGCAGCGCCACCACGAAAGCCGTCCATCTGGACACAGGTCCGGACAAGCGCATCATCCACGTTCCGCGCCTTGGCGTGGACCCCGTGAAGGTCAGCTTGGCAACCTTCCAAGAGACCGTAGCGAAGCATGGACGCAGGATAGCGCCTGCTGAACGGCCTTTGCCGTTCGCCCGTCATCTGTTCGGGATGAGTGAGCGCGGTGGCTGGTACCACTATGAACGTAGGAGCCGGCGCCTGTTCCCGCTGGGAGCGGAGAACGAACTGCAGGTGGAGCTTTCTCCCGCCAGTGCGGCGTTGAACCGCCAATATGGCCTGTGGTGTAGCCGCGCTTGGGGACCACCCTCCAGGGACTGCTTGCGCTTGCTGGTGGACAGCCCGGTGCTGGACGGAGATGGCAAGTATGCCTTGGCAATGGCCATTGCCCAGGGAGCGGTGCTCGGGGAAATGAAGAACGCCTTCCGGCACATGGCGAATCCCGAAGCCGTGCTGACCACCCTCACCGGCGCGATGACGATGTACCTCATGCTGTGGCTCTTGCCCGAGCCCATCTCCAAGGGCGTGGCAGCACTCATGACCGTGGGGCTGGTGAGCTACCTGGGGTGGGAACTGGTTTGGAAGCTCATCGCCGGATGGCGGGAGTTGGCCGAACGGGTAGAGCAGGCCACCACGTTCGAGGAGATCCGTGCAGCGGGCGAGACCTTCGCCCAGGTCATGGGGGACAAGGGAGCCAAGGCCCTCGTGATGATGACGGCTGTGGCGGTGGGGAACACCGCCGCGGGAATGGCGGCGAAGATGCCGGGGCTTCCAGGAGCTGGGCAAGCGGCCTTGCTGGCCGAGTCCCAACTGAACATCCGCTTTTCCGCGGCGGCATTGGCCCAGGTGGAATCGGTGGCCCTCCATGCCGAGGGGGTCATTGTCTCGCTGGCCCCCACCGCAGTCGCCATGACGGCAGGCGGCAGTCCTGGAGAGACGACCCAACCGCCTCCTTCCGGAGGCCCTGGCGAATGGGTCCGCGTGGCCGAGCACATGTCCGAGAGCGCCCGGAATTACCAAGCCCAGGTCACGGGTGCGCCCAAGGGCCATGTCTATCGCGTTCAACGCGGTGACGAAGCCGTGGACTTCGATGGCTTCGCGCAAGGTGCGCTACTCGAGGTCAAAGGCACTGGGTATGCGCAGTGGGTCGACCACAAGCTGAGCTTCTTCAAGATGTTCGAGGGGGGTCCCAAGATGCTTGACCAGGCACGGCGTCAATTCAGGGCGGCCCGTGGAACGCCGGTCCGGTGGATCGTTGCTGAAGAGAAACTCGTAGGTGTACTCAGGAAGATGTTCGCGGACGCCGGACTCCCGATCGAGGTCATCCATGTTCTTCCAGCACCCTGA
- a CDS encoding alpha/beta fold hydrolase, translating to METLLSNDGTRLAYARAGAGPSLVLVHGSNLDHTSWDAVLPALQTRWSVYALDRRGRGRSGDSSAYAIEREFEDVAALVNAVPGPVVLVGHSFGGICALGAALLTRNVDKLIVYEPPLTPMESFGPVDIIPRLEALAREGRLAETLETFLRDIGGADEATVQHLKAQPQWNALVASAHTLAREGRVVAEAWRSLARYAEVRVPTLLMYGELSPPYCAQVARNLQGVLPRSHITVLPGQGHFAMNEAPERFVRELLAFTGGLE from the coding sequence GTGGAGACCTTGCTGTCGAACGATGGCACCCGGCTGGCCTATGCGCGTGCGGGGGCTGGGCCCTCGCTCGTCCTTGTCCATGGCTCCAACCTCGACCACACCTCCTGGGATGCCGTCCTCCCCGCGCTCCAGACGCGCTGGAGCGTGTATGCCCTGGACCGGCGGGGCCGGGGACGGAGTGGGGACTCCTCCGCGTATGCCATCGAGCGCGAGTTCGAGGATGTCGCGGCCCTGGTGAACGCGGTGCCCGGCCCCGTGGTGCTCGTGGGGCACTCCTTCGGAGGCATCTGCGCGCTGGGGGCGGCGCTGCTCACGCGCAACGTGGACAAGCTCATCGTGTATGAGCCGCCGCTCACGCCGATGGAGTCCTTTGGCCCTGTCGACATCATCCCCCGCCTGGAGGCGCTGGCGCGGGAAGGGCGCCTGGCCGAGACGCTGGAGACCTTCCTGAGAGACATTGGCGGCGCGGACGAGGCCACGGTGCAACACCTGAAGGCCCAGCCTCAGTGGAATGCGCTCGTGGCCTCGGCACACACGTTGGCGCGCGAGGGCCGGGTGGTGGCGGAGGCATGGCGGAGCCTGGCGCGCTACGCGGAAGTCCGCGTGCCCACGCTGCTGATGTACGGCGAGCTCAGTCCTCCCTACTGCGCCCAGGTCGCCAGAAACTTGCAGGGGGTGCTGCCGCGCAGCCACATCACCGTGCTGCCGGGGCAGGGGCACTTCGCCATGAACGAGGCCCCGGAGCGCTTCGTCCGCGAGCTGCTCGCCTTCACCGGCGGGCTGGAATGA
- a CDS encoding imm11 family protein, translating into MAQRFFDLSDDVEFPHRWHLDTPIDGQGHKVHDWDFKRGMPVHVEGRLTIPVEIQGRPLDFSEAGLSIPVIHVKVATLLSELAAGDVQLIPVDIQGQPDQYLVLVATRLIRCIDEQASEVSFWTPAHGVPSKVGQYMGVDRLRIDKTKVGNAQVFRPEGWSSTLLVSEEIKNALERMNATGTWFEEV; encoded by the coding sequence ATGGCCCAGCGCTTCTTCGATCTCTCCGACGACGTTGAGTTCCCCCACCGCTGGCATCTCGATACGCCCATCGATGGCCAGGGCCACAAGGTGCATGACTGGGATTTCAAACGAGGAATGCCCGTGCATGTGGAGGGGCGTTTGACAATCCCCGTCGAGATTCAGGGCAGGCCACTGGACTTCTCCGAGGCGGGATTGAGCATCCCCGTCATCCACGTCAAGGTGGCCACCTTGCTGTCGGAGCTGGCTGCTGGGGATGTGCAACTCATCCCAGTAGACATCCAGGGCCAGCCGGATCAGTACCTCGTTCTTGTGGCAACGCGCCTCATCCGATGCATCGATGAACAGGCGTCCGAGGTCAGTTTCTGGACGCCAGCGCATGGCGTTCCCTCCAAGGTTGGGCAGTACATGGGCGTGGATCGCCTGCGCATCGACAAAACGAAGGTGGGCAACGCCCAGGTGTTCCGGCCTGAAGGGTGGTCGAGCACCCTGCTTGTCTCCGAGGAGATCAAGAACGCCCTGGAGCGCATGAACGCCACGGGCACGTGGTTCGAGGAAGTCTAG
- a CDS encoding sensor histidine kinase — MSGLLPLTALALALLSLPSPYADALPLTFVPSLLLVGSLLLLNGTAPRLALSAPSASPHRVERVEALFTAAGRILPSVQSPELLARALARLCVPEAADACLLFVPGPDGTPKAVASAHACAELEPRLEDLARLLASQRDGRIARALTTGQGQRFDQGALERLCRETPEGQFLRAFAVRSCLVLPLTVGPQVLGVLVLMSIRDRSSYSAVDQAFMEALAGRAALTLDNLRLKAEAQRTLEFIGVAAHDLGNPLCALQLRLRRLRAQAGASEGKLQEGLAHAEQETRRLGQLVHNLLDLSQLDSGALCLEKEPLDLAALVQQLAGRHADQAQASGCTLTVHAGPSTPGPWDRLRLERVVTNLLSNAFKFGRGAPVVLSVHDEAGHTLLKVKDRGIGIAPEAQQRIFGRFERAPSAERQAGVGLGLYIVRQLVHAHGGTIRVSSQPGQGTEFTVCLPRPPASV, encoded by the coding sequence TTGTCCGGGCTCTTGCCCCTCACCGCGCTGGCGCTGGCCCTGCTCTCGCTGCCCAGCCCGTACGCCGACGCCCTCCCGCTCACGTTCGTCCCCAGCCTGCTGCTCGTCGGCAGCCTCCTTCTCCTCAACGGCACCGCCCCGCGCCTGGCCTTGTCCGCCCCCAGCGCCTCGCCCCACCGCGTGGAGCGCGTCGAGGCCCTCTTCACCGCCGCCGGCCGCATCCTCCCCTCCGTCCAGTCCCCCGAGCTGCTCGCCCGCGCCCTGGCCCGCCTCTGCGTGCCCGAGGCCGCCGATGCCTGCCTGCTGTTCGTCCCCGGCCCGGACGGCACCCCGAAGGCCGTGGCCTCCGCGCACGCCTGCGCCGAGCTGGAGCCGCGCCTGGAGGATCTCGCGCGCCTGCTCGCCTCGCAGCGCGATGGCCGCATCGCCCGCGCGCTCACCACCGGCCAGGGCCAGCGCTTCGATCAAGGCGCCCTGGAGCGCCTGTGCCGCGAGACGCCCGAGGGCCAGTTCCTCCGCGCCTTCGCCGTGCGCTCCTGCCTCGTCCTGCCGCTCACCGTGGGCCCCCAGGTGCTCGGCGTCCTCGTGCTGATGTCCATCCGCGACCGGAGCAGCTACAGCGCCGTGGATCAGGCCTTCATGGAGGCCCTCGCGGGCCGCGCCGCCCTCACCCTGGACAACCTGCGGCTGAAGGCCGAGGCCCAGCGCACCCTGGAGTTCATCGGCGTCGCGGCGCATGACCTGGGCAACCCGCTGTGCGCGCTCCAGCTTCGGCTGCGGCGGCTGCGCGCCCAGGCGGGCGCCTCCGAGGGCAAGCTCCAGGAAGGGCTCGCCCACGCGGAGCAGGAGACGCGGCGGCTGGGGCAGCTCGTGCACAACCTGCTGGACCTGTCCCAGCTGGACAGCGGCGCGCTCTGCCTGGAGAAGGAGCCGCTCGATCTCGCCGCCCTCGTCCAGCAGCTCGCCGGGCGCCACGCGGACCAGGCCCAGGCCAGCGGGTGCACGCTCACCGTGCACGCGGGGCCCAGCACCCCGGGGCCCTGGGACCGGCTGCGCCTGGAGCGCGTGGTGACCAACCTGCTCAGCAACGCCTTCAAGTTCGGCCGCGGCGCCCCCGTGGTGCTGAGCGTCCACGACGAGGCCGGCCACACCCTCTTGAAGGTGAAGGACCGTGGCATCGGCATCGCCCCCGAGGCCCAGCAGCGCATCTTCGGCCGCTTCGAGCGCGCCCCCAGCGCCGAGCGCCAGGCGGGCGTGGGGCTCGGCCTCTACATCGTCCGCCAGCTCGTCCACGCCCACGGCGGCACCATCCGCGTCTCCAGCCAGCCCGGCCAGGGCACCGAGTTCACCGTCTGCCTGCCCCGCCCCCCTGCCTCCGTGTAG
- a CDS encoding AHH domain-containing protein, protein MRPWLVLWRLQAVMLAVLAGCGGTPRAIQAAPGAAGNFLLYQHRTGLAAPVEVSPEETTRALRRLAREVRLTGSPRETVERLVQRGALSGDYLFLLRDQKLIPLETGTSLEGAMTEAEQRLLHRYKGWCRSAQGVQGDCLGGALVAGKYLDLQGRYMWAMALSRSPLLEEFEKALGEQVSMRAVMQAATYTVVTLLVLLSLPEPVTKFIAAWAAAALILWIGAQTLYTVVTGWFQLMEKVKVASTFEEIREAGETFGKVLSRESAQAFALIAMALLTHTAKGFAEQVGTLPGSAQVSMQAAGQEGLLLSEVGAVESVTVTAEGFLIALPPGAVAMAAQGGRGGRTQKHHIATIANRKSALRGGPWTPRFEKIFARAGMRLEEPDNIVPIQGHQGPHPQQYHRIVYRRLQEALGDCRSIAECRARLVPALEELSRKIATPGTELNRLVTLGR, encoded by the coding sequence ATGCGGCCCTGGCTGGTGCTGTGGAGGCTCCAGGCGGTGATGCTGGCCGTGCTGGCGGGGTGTGGTGGAACGCCTCGCGCCATCCAGGCGGCTCCGGGAGCGGCGGGCAATTTCCTCCTTTACCAGCACCGGACCGGCCTGGCGGCACCGGTCGAGGTGTCGCCGGAGGAAACCACTCGGGCGCTCCGGAGGCTGGCCCGGGAGGTGCGGCTGACAGGCTCCCCTCGCGAGACGGTGGAAAGGCTGGTTCAGCGCGGCGCGCTGTCTGGCGATTACCTGTTCCTGCTTCGCGATCAGAAGCTCATCCCGCTGGAAACAGGGACTTCCCTCGAAGGGGCGATGACGGAGGCGGAGCAGCGGCTGCTCCACCGCTACAAGGGATGGTGCCGGAGCGCCCAGGGAGTGCAGGGGGACTGTCTGGGAGGCGCGCTGGTGGCAGGCAAGTATTTGGACCTCCAGGGCCGCTACATGTGGGCGATGGCCCTGAGCCGGAGCCCCTTGCTGGAGGAGTTCGAGAAGGCGTTGGGCGAGCAGGTGAGCATGCGGGCTGTCATGCAGGCCGCGACGTACACGGTGGTCACGTTGCTGGTCCTGCTCTCCCTGCCCGAGCCAGTCACGAAGTTCATCGCCGCGTGGGCGGCCGCGGCGCTCATTCTCTGGATCGGAGCCCAGACGCTCTACACCGTGGTCACGGGTTGGTTCCAGCTGATGGAGAAGGTGAAGGTGGCCAGCACCTTCGAGGAGATCCGCGAGGCGGGCGAGACGTTCGGCAAGGTGCTCTCGCGCGAGTCGGCTCAAGCGTTCGCGCTGATCGCGATGGCACTGCTGACGCACACGGCGAAGGGGTTCGCCGAGCAGGTGGGAACGCTGCCGGGCTCCGCCCAGGTATCGATGCAGGCGGCAGGCCAAGAGGGCCTCCTCTTGTCAGAGGTCGGCGCGGTGGAGTCGGTGACGGTGACGGCAGAGGGGTTCCTCATCGCGCTGCCACCGGGGGCGGTGGCGATGGCGGCACAAGGGGGCCGGGGCGGCCGCACGCAGAAGCACCACATCGCCACCATCGCGAACAGAAAGTCGGCCCTGCGGGGAGGCCCGTGGACTCCCCGTTTCGAGAAGATTTTTGCCAGGGCGGGCATGCGGTTGGAGGAGCCTGACAACATCGTGCCCATTCAGGGGCATCAAGGGCCTCATCCGCAGCAGTACCATCGCATCGTCTACAGGCGCTTGCAGGAGGCACTGGGAGACTGCCGCAGCATCGCGGAATGCAGGGCACGCTTGGTGCCCGCCTTGGAAGAGCTCTCCCGGAAGATCGCCACACCTGGAACGGAGTTGAACCGGCTCGTCACCCTCGGCCGATGA